Within the Glycine soja cultivar W05 chromosome 3, ASM419377v2, whole genome shotgun sequence genome, the region ACTTTTCACTGTAGAATTGTAACGTTGGGGATTGTTACTTTTGTGCTGTAGGGGAAGATCGCAGAAAACACTCAAGAGAAACAAAGAACAAGTTTAAATGAAGTTTTCAGacactcattttgtttttcaaaagaggtTACACTCCTGttagatattgttttatgttttttatttctgatCTCAaatttttgtatagaaaagacGAAAAGATTATTTCAAATGTTTACTCAAACCAAATAATGCTTCATTTACCAGTAAGAATCAAACATCTCCTTAGCATTTTGAATATCAAATATCCATGTCTCATGATCACCAACTTTTTTCAGGTTGGTGCCTATCCAGTCTGACAGTGCCTTAGGGTAACCAAGTCCCATCAGATGACCCACAAGCCACCTGAAAAAAAGGTGTAGTGTACATTTTAGTCCAACTACAATATAGATTGGCACGAGAAAGATTTGTATATCGTACATTTGTGAATTGTGATAGTGTTTAGAAATTAATACACTGCACTTTCAACAAGATTCAAGACACCAATAATTTAGACATTAGACTTCCACTGAATATCAAACGCAATGTGCAAACTTTGGTATGCACTTCATTTGATTGTAGACAGAAAAGCAGATCACATAcatgaaattaaatgaaaaatggaaaaattaatTCTCTCTCTACAATCTCCATGATTCCTTGGGAGacacaaaattagtttcatacaTATTGTTTAGCATGTTTCATTTAGCTTGTGCTCCAAAAATGCTACTGGAGGAAACAACATATATCAGGTCATAGATAATGTCCACTCGGTACACCAAAAATTATAACTGGCCTACTGAAAAACTACTAACATGATAAGAGAATAAATTCAGGGATATAGAATAGAATCTCACTTCCGAGATGAGAATTGGGATGGTAAACTTTGCAAGGTTGCTAAAACATTTCGGACTTcatcattactgttttcttggtTCACTTCCCCAGGGACAGAGTCCAATACCCAGAGCTGTTCTTCAGGAGGGATAAAAAGAGAAACATACAGCGGACATTAGGCCTATAGtacaaatgtttaaaattaaaatccatAATACAAGGTTCTTGAAAATTGCAGAATTTCAGACAGAAGGTGATAGAATTTATTAAActgaaattttttatacaagTCAATTTATTCTCTGTTCTGAGTCTAGTATTTGTACATGTGGTGTTAGACTTCTCTTGGAAGCTAACAATACTAACAGGTTCTAACTAACTGACAACTGTCATAACAGAATGTAACCTATAGAAGTTTGGATAACCTATAGTGATACACTACTACACAGACcgtgtttggataaatttctccataaattcttataagaaaagaaaataataagtaaaatgaattaaatttctctcataagctaaaatcaatttatgcacttaacttttatagaagTTTCTCATCTAACTTCTCCaaaagctatatatatatatatatatatatatacacttatggagaagtttatccaaatagaACCATATTCTAACAAAAATCAGAATATTATGGCACAGGAAGCttagaagatgaagaaaatgcaaaatatatcaaaaacatcaaaagcttgatcatatattcattaattCACGAGTGAGAAGTTTATAAACTGATACCATTTCCACTCATGTAAGGATACAAGGGTTGCATACAAAATGCAGAACAagttttttatagtttattttatgttgCTCAAATGTCTAAATAAAAGAAGTATTTTGGAACTATGTATAACTTCAAGCAAGTTAAGCTATCTCTATCTTCATATCTGACAGGGCTACTTCATTTATCTCTTAAAAATTCGGTTGAAGCTAGTTATTGGTAGagaagtaaattaaattattataattcatGACATCATAATTCAGAAAAACACTTCTCTGATGTTTTAGAAAACACACACAAAGGacaaagaaatttcaaaatgcaAAGTTCTACAAGAGTGAACAATATACTGATTCAAAGCAGACTTACAAATCTTATAATGTGCACAGACATCATTCGTATGGGAAAAAATAAAGTTCCAGATGGGTTCATCTTACTTATCCCTAAGACAAGAGAAAAATGGCAGCCTTGCAACCAGCACATCATAAGGCTGCTCTTTGTTTCAGCTAAACAACATTTTTCTACCAACAAAtcaacaatacattttcatgTACTGCAAGGTATGCATATTTTACAAGCATTACAGTCACTAATGAATGCTGTTATacctttatccttttttatacaaaaatcaaatcattcATTAATAGGAAAGGACAAAAGGGTCCATCAATACAGTCTTACAGAGGCTTGTCGAGGCACCAAGTCTTCCCACACACAATTTTGGTAGGACCTAGCAAGTGGTGTCATAACATGTGCTGGTTTAATgctatctcttttcacaagagataaagataaaaagttaaaactcTATGCTAACTGAATACAGTCCTTGAATTTGAAGAGCAAGTGTGGACTTCCTTTACTATCCTTAAAGCATGCGCAAACaacttgaaaaatgaaaatcagaCTCAGCTTCAATCCTCTCCATCCTATAATTAATTGTCAGTTGCAGACTCCATCTCAAGGCTAAAACTTCTGCTATCTATGATGCTacattaatcttaaaaaaaatagcacGCTGATACCTATGTTGCATCTCACTCTCAGGTCTGAGTATTGAATATACATGTACAATACAATACataaaatgtgataaaaaaatgattaaaaataggATACGCCTATGACAACATATTTTACCCCTACacataaacatacatatattacATATGCATTCGCAGCAATGTGAAAAACATGAGTCACATGAACCACTAAATAACTTTTTCGTTATTATTGAATTCGACCGTTGAATTTATAACTATCCGTTGCAATAGAGAAGAAAAACCTGTTTAGGCAACAAAGCAGAATGGCCATAGTCACCACGGCTACAACTCTCAGCAAACTGCAAAGCCACCTTTCCACCCATGGAATGCCCTATGACAACCTCAGGCCAAGACCAGCCTTCAGCCTTCACCAAATCGACCAAATCTTTGGCCGCATTTTCCATATTATGAGGCGGATTCAGTTCCCTCTCCGTCGATTTCCCGTGGTTCCTCATGTCCAACATCACCGTCCTCCAATCTACACGGAAACAGAAAATCGATAAATAACAATTAAGTTCAGAattagcaaataaaaaaaaatgagagcgGAGCATGAGGTACTGGAAGAGGGAGAGGAGTTGGAGAGAGAAGCCAAGAGGTTGCGAGAGAAAGATCTCCAGTTTCTGGAGGATCCCAAAAAGCCATGGATGAAAACCGCCGTTGAAGTGTAGGGTTTGTCCGGGTGAGCTCGCAGTTCTTCGTAGGCTACGGTTTGCAACCACCTTCGACTCGCTGAGTTGAGGAAGCGAGTTAGGAGGAGGGAGGAGCTGTTTCTGCATCTCAGAGATGCCGCCATTTTCTGCTTTACTTTTTACTTTGACTGAGCTTTTAGTTCTTCTGCCTGTGGCATACCTTAGACCAATGAAATGGAACCAAGGAATTGAGCTAAATAATATAGTGAATGTAATGAAattataaaccaaaaaaaaatgaaaaaaacattgACAGCTGTGGGATTTGAACCCACGCCCTTTCGGACCAGAGCCTAAATCTGGCGCCTTAGACCACTCGGCCAAACTGTCACTTTTGTactatcttataaaaaaaactatataatattCAAAAAGTTTTGTCAAACCTTCATATCCGAGATTATACATTTTAATGTAGCTTTCGCAACGTAAATTGGATTTTGAAAGTGGCTGACAACCTGACGGCATGCACCATGCTTAAACTTTTCCGAATATTTATGCACATAATATATAGGCATATAGTTCCATGATTGGCCGATAGTGTTCATAAAATATAGATTGGGAAAAGAATATTTGGCTTCTAAAGTTGAGTATTAGAAATCAGGCATATGCTATTAAAAAAGAAACccaaacttaaaaaatttattctcattttgtttgacatatttcattctaattttttatttatttatatacagAAAATTGGAAAGAAGAAGGtgagaaaaaatgttaaattatggtcttaatttttaaataagctCTTAATATGTAAATATGTATATGATATATCCCTTCATGTTTATCAATTAAaccatttaataaaatataaataaatattagaacaaatttcaaatatatttaactagACTAACGTACAACTCATTCAATAATAGgacaaaaattacaaacaattCCTTAAGTATTTTTGTGACTTTTAATACCaactgaattattttaaattaacatttttaatatctttcttacttaaatttcaataatatttaaCTAGACTAACGTACAACTCATTCAATAATAGgacaaaaattacaaacaattCCTTAAGTATTTTTGTGACTTTTATACAAACTAgtatcaataaattattttaacaaaacttaattttattgaaaaacaacGTCAAAATCACTTACTCACTCTCTCCCGTTATAATTATTGTTCTAGATtaatagacaatttttttaataaatggatgaacaaaaaaagtataattttacaaaattaattttatcataattaattcatttttaatttttattgccatatcattaatataataaaaaatataattaatattatatttgtaaattatcaataattttattttggaaatgTTAGATTTGAATtgttaagaatatttttaataaaaaaaaattaagtgaattttttaagttACTTGTTGTGATTCCCACGTTAACatgtcattataaaaaaatcatttacacaattttagtttaatgataagaaatttttaaaaactcacatttttttattttttattttcacttaattatattttaattataatatttttatgtataaaataaatattattttttattattaagaaataatttcttataaaagatataaatcttatttttaaaaaatttcttcttaCCACATAGTtactctaataaaaaaaaatcctaaggaATAGTTTATTTAGTTAAGAAATCCTTAAAAAATATTCCCTTGAAGATGCTTGATtattttatgaatgaaaaacTATAGTGAGCGCAATTAAAGTTGTAAGGTGGAACCTTTATTGTTTGTTTGAATGCGTCCCTCGAATTTCAATTCTGATTTTCAGGGTCAATCTACTGAGGACTTCCACGTCAGGGAATAGATATAGAGCTTCCCAATTTCTCATTCTTACCACTCTGCGACCCTCCGCCACATCACAGCTATTCCACTAAATCACTATTCaccatctcttcttttctttcccttcacTCCCAACAAAACAAATCAATGGACCCCACACCCTCCTTCCACCGCcgatcctcctcctcctcctccgacCGCCTCCTCGGCCCCTACCCCTTCTCCCCCTCCCCCTCCTCCGCCGCCTCCTCCTCCGCCGAAGAACTCAACGAAGCCGAACTTTTTTGGGCCACCGATTCCTCTGAATCGGAACCCCAACGCCCAACGCCCCCACCAAAATCTCGCCTCCGCAACTTCGATCGCCCCGTGGATTCCGGAATACTCGTCGTGCTGAGGGAAACCGAATCCCGCGGCGGCCTGTTCCGCGGCAAGTCCCCCGTTCCGACCTCTTCGCGGATGACGATTCCGTCGCTTCCGAGGCCGCCGGCGGCGTCGCCGTCCGCCGATTACCTCGCGCAGTCCGCGCCTTCCAGAAAGTTCCAGCAATCGGCGCCCGTCAAGGTCCCGATTCTCCTCTCTGCCAGCGCCTCCAGGCGGAAAAACGCCGACGACTTCGCGCGCGTAGTCGACTACGACGACGATGACGAGGAGATGCTTCCGCCGCACGAAATCGTTGCGAGAGGCTCCGGCGTTTCACCCAAAACCACTTTCTCGGTGTTGGAAGGTGTCGGGAGAACGCTCAAAGGGAGGGATCTCCGTCAGGTTAGAAACGCCGTTTTGCGCCAAACCGGTTTTCTCGattgatttaatataatttaatttaatttacctttttttttctctttctattttgAGGTGGGGAAGTTAAATTTTGATAGCTTCTCTGAATCCTGTGATAGCTTCTCTCTATGTAACTTCGCTTTCGGATGAtctttttgttctctttgaTTTATAGAATCTGTAAAACGATGTAAGTTGTTGGACCAAACTTGGATAaagttctctattttttttttttcattttctctctccatTTTTTGCATTAGATTAATGGTTAACGGTTTTGCCTTGGATTAATGCTTTGGATAAAGTCGTGAGACATTTAAATGCCAACTCTTTAATGCCTAAACTCCAATTTCAATGTTGTTcctgctttttatttttacttcagTTGctctgtttctgaataaatgaAACAATCCCGTGTGGTGATGAATGGAGTGAATGCTATGCCAATCAGATAATTGGTGCATTTCATGCGATTATCAATATTATTAGTAGTTGCTTTGATAGGAGGTGAAGGACAATAATTGTGAGATTGTTGTCCGTATTCGTGTTAACATGTTTGATAATGAATATACATCACGGATTAGATTCTTATTGAGCTTAATAAAGAACCATGATTACTGGTTGTTAACACttgttatgtttgttattttctgATAGGGAATAGTTCTGATTTGTGGATGACATTCTATTATAGTATACTCCATGATTTGTTTCTCCCTCAGTTTTCAGCTGAATGACGTATCATGTCCTGTAGTATGTGTATGTATGTCTGTCATATAAGTAACTTGGGTTGGGTAAAATGTTGATTTGAGAATACAGTACTGCCATTGGCCCTGTATGTGAAACCTGAAGATTTTGCTGTTCCTCTATTTTGCTTTCttgaaattgatattgattgctTGGCCCACCGTAGGCAAAGTTGTGGGCTACTGAATCGATTCATGACCTTGTGAAGTTGCTTGTAGAATTGGTATTATCAGTCGTGAAACATGGACACATCATTTTCctaatctaaaataatttatttcttcatCACCCAACTAAGCAAACTAGACAGAAGTTTCAACCTCAATTAAGCTAAGCACATGTTTCGTGTTGTTCTACTGAAAAAATAGAATCCTCTGTCACAAGATTAGCTTTAATTATACTGTCCCTGTAACGGCTGAATGGGTTAAAGTGGGTCACAACTCACAAGTTGCTCGCAAAAAGGGTGCTTAAATTATTCCAGTttgtaaaaagtatttttttagataatctCCGGTCCGTTTCATATTATACGGCCAGGCATAGGGACATATATTAagaaatgtaattaatattttgaatttcattaaaaaaaatatcatgtaatttattatactctttatctttcttttaagTTACCTAGTAACAACAACTTTGACTAAGGGtgttcaaatgaaaaaaataaattaatgcttCATTGTTTTGTAAAACgacaattaatttaaattttttttattaaaaaaatatcatcatatAAAGTGAAACGGGGATGGAGTATATTGAAaccttcaacatttttttaatattaaaaagacTTAGATGGAGAGTTATTAAATGACAAGtgatatttacttaaaaaaatttgtaattttcaataaattttaataaagtaTTAGAGATTGTTGTTAGCATTAGAAAGAATGTTGTTaatcatcaaataaaaaaaatgttgttatcATTCCTCTATTTATAAATACCTAAAGTAATACAGATATCCTTTTCTAATGAAAATTTGACTTACACTTTAGAAACTATTCCGGTAATGGGAAACTCTAGAACAACTTGATAATTGCTAATGATAAAAACTTTCACTAGTGAGTTCCTTTTGTTTCTGAGATCCAAGGGCAGTTTAAACTAATACCATTTGATGGTTATTCAAATTATGGGAAATATCTTGTTATTGTCGATCTTATCTTAGTATCtgtcaaatttttataatacttaaataacttcgaaatttcttaaattattgGAAAAATATTCTTAACGTAAAACTTATacaagattccttttaaaacttattaaggcattttatttacaaaatgaatataaaatgagtccctgtattttaaaaaatatatattttttacttcctacacatcattttatttcatgttcGACCTCACTCTAAGAACTAAGGAGTTGAAATGATTAGTATCTTCTCTCTTACCTCTACTATTTTCGAGGTTTATCAgtttgattttatctttttaaaattgcTCTTTGTTGATTGTTATTTTTTCAGCAATTCCTACTATGTTTAACAAAATAATGGTAAAAAGATGAAAACTAAACACATGTTACGTTAGTTATCCTTCTTAGTGTGTAGTGAGGCGCACTTGAGTTCTTTCAGAGGGAAATTTGTAGCTGACTTGGTTGATGAAGTTCTTTCATAGACTTAGTCATCCTTTAGTTATTTTCTATCCCCACCGTTGAAGTGAATGCCTCTTGTTTGAGACATCATTGTAAATAACTATAGaatataaacaagtattttatgtaataattaaagaattaaaataaattttacataatgtaaaaatacttttatattttttccgtAATTCTCAGTAAattcttgattttatttattaatttataattgaaatttaaagaacactaatataacattttaaaaaaaatgtttcaatttaatatgttaatttatttCCCCTACTAATCATTTAATCGgaaatttaaattcaacctAGGCGACTTCAATTATTGCCACTAGttataaatgaaaaacaatttaataaaatataaatgattaatttgacaaatatagaataaaattactttaaaataagcaAACACTGGACTAATCTTTTTTTACGCACTTAATTCTTACAAGTTAGGAGTCTTcgattatactattttttagatttttaaaatgaagataatttcaacaaattaaaacattaaaaaataacattttaattttatgacaaCAACTCCACcgatatttttgtaataaatcttaagaaataatatttttttaaaatcttccaCAAAAACACAACAATTAACGGGTAATTAATCAAGAAAATAGCAAAcggtttctgtaaaaaaaaaaaattatattaaaaaaaaattatgtaacatGTCCCCCCACcccacaacaaaaaataaagtatacaATTTTCTACCCATTCGAAACATCTATTTTTAGGGACAAAAATTACTTTTCCATGCTAACACATATTAAACATTTgctattatttgataaaatactAATCTAAAGACAGTCAAAACAACCGGAGACGAGCAATCATGGTAGAAAAAATGAGCTGTAAAGGTACTTCAAGTTCTGATTTTCACAACGATAAGTCCAAGTGAGGAAGCCGTGGTTAATTAACTCTAAGAAATCAGAAACATGACGCTACTTAGGAGTATAGGCAAGTCAGATATATGAATGGATATGactcaaaattttgaattcagaaAGGATTTTTCCTTTCATACATCTAATTGAATCATCATTGCATTCTGTTTTCTTATTGAATGcgatgaaaagataaaaataaaaacaaaataataaacccagctaaaactataaaaaaaaattgtgctgtGCAAGTGTTTCCCATCCGACAGAGGCATTGACAAAAATGGCCTAGTCAAAGGAGCTGAAGTCTCATTGGTTGAATCTAAAGAGGGCACATTGGGAAAAACCCTATTTGCCATGTAGAACAACAAAAAGTAGAGATCCAAAATCCAGTGGCTAGAAAGGTGTCAATGACTCGTGATTAGAAGAACAAGGTGGGAGAAAAGAGGACCCAGAAGGAAAACCCTAAAGAGAAACCTCAAGGGGTGTTAATGTAGCGCTGCTATGACTCAAAACGCTTCCATTGTGAAATAGGGGAAGGCGATCTTAAGGGCAGCGCCGACAGATTCAAAAAATTACACGAAACCGAAAAGAGATCTTACAACGTTGTCTGAAACGAGAGAAAGAATAACAGGGAGAAACCCTAGAAACGGATGAGAAGAATATATACTATCGTTGATAATCTGAATGACGTGTTTGCCCTTATTGGGCTTTTTCAACATCACGCCTCGGCTTCCGGGTATGGCCTTTTTAGCTATTTGGGCCGCAACTAGTTTAGGTTTCCAGTTCCGCCAAGGGGGTTGCTTTTTGGCtcctttttacttaatttttttttaaatattatcaacttttgaagttttaaaatattttgaaagttaGTTTATGgagtatattaaatatatttttttaaaataaattcataaattcCAGAATTTCcgttttatcaaaaaaatgatttcaaaaattaacttttaaaaagagatatattctataacatttttttaataaaaatagtgagGGATGTATAGGTTAAAAAGGATTGGAAAAGCCAACCCATAGTTGACGCAGCGATTAATTTTTGGGTCTTGGCCCATAAACTGTGACGGAtaccaaaaacaaataaataataattatattcctgtaaaaaaaaataacaattttgaaacaaaaataatctaCCAAGGATTAAcgctaaacaatttttttattattttattgtttttcgtcactacttttttttttttactgattttCGTCACTGCTTATATAATGTTGtaatcttattatatttatattatataaaaactctttatgcattgataaatattattattcaacatCAAACTGTCACATTGGTTTCAAGTGGTTTTACTATTTTCTTTACTGTGTCAGCGTTTCTGGGGTCCGAGTATTTATATCCTGCAAATTGGGCCTaattgtatagaaaagtttggCCCAATAATCTCTCTGGGCTAACTCGAGCTAATACCCTAACACCTATCCACAAACACGCAAGAAAAACCTTAGGAGCTCGTATTTAGGCAAATGAGGGTGTAATTAACAAATGAGATTAAGATGAAATGCAAGCAAAGGAATGATTATAAGTTATGctcctaattaaattttagctATTAATTTCCCACTCAATAACCAAAATTCATCCCTTGACCACCAAGAGTCAAATCCAGAATGTGGTTAATTGAGTCTAAGCATCGTAAAAGAATAAAAGGTCAGGTTCCTTTCTTCAAAGTTCAAAGACAGAATTGTGGTTCTTGTTTTAGAATTTAGACCACTGAATGGTGTAACTTATTGCCGAAGAAAATAAGCATTTGTCAATCCATTTGAGAGGGACATATATGCGACTACCTTCGCGCCAGTTTCATGTTCGTTCCGAAGAAAATGCATGCATGCTTTCGCTATAACATCAAAGGGTGTGAAAGGTATGAAAATTTTTACTAGCCTATTGACCTACTTGCTCCTATCATGCTTTCTGTAAATGGTGATCATGAATGAATATTTAATAGTGAAAAAGCGTACTACTTTTATTACGcgatgttcatatatatatatatatattccttcctttttttttttttgtggtggcCTATAGTCCCTCCTTTTATTGTACTATGACTATAATTTATTACGGTATGTTTCTCTTAAAGCTACACCTTTTAATTAATGTGTCTTATACCAACTAACTAACTTAAGAACTTATTCTACAAGCAAAGTCTCCATCGCACACGGCCTTGCTGgaagagtttgatatagtttactcAGTAAAGTGGCCCATCTCTCTCCATCGTGttgaatatattaatattaattaatgtttctGTCACAGATAAGAGGATACTTGTAAAAGACACTCTAATGTTTAAGTGAGGGTTGGACTCAGAGCTATTAAAGATATGCAgtgattatttaaaaatgaatcaatTCTTTTACACGgggtttatttctttttatactaACCTTGTTGGGCCTGGGTCTATGGGCCTGTCCCATCTCAATTATCAGTTGTGTAATACTCATTTTAATCATGTTTAGATACTTCTAATTGAGTGATTATTCTTAAGTGGGTTTAGCAACGATAATTATGATCAAGTGGTGTTTGTTGCTCGCAAATGTTGAAGATCAACATATGTGAATACATGGTTAAAGGATATATTCGATTTGGGCGTGTCAAGTGTCTTTTTGGTATGAATGTGTACTTTATTcagtataattaataaatataaaggtGATGAGGGAATTGTTTTTATGCA harbors:
- the LOC114407224 gene encoding protein ABHD11-like; amino-acid sequence: MAASLRCRNSSSLLLTRFLNSASRRWLQTVAYEELRAHPDKPYTSTAVFIHGFLGSSRNWRSFSRNLLASLSNSSPSSNWRTVMLDMRNHGKSTERELNPPHNMENAAKDLVDLVKAEGWSWPEVVIGHSMGGKVALQFAESCSRGDYGHSALLPKQLWVLDSVPGEVNQENSNDEVRNVLATLQSLPSQFSSRKWLVGHLMGLGYPKALSDWIGTNLKKVGDHETWIFDIQNAKEMFDSYCEKSYWNLLENPPKGMEIVIVRAEKSDRWDEDAIDRIQKLASQGGSDSPGKASFFVLPNAGHWVHVDNPKGLLEIVASKIASL
- the LOC114405296 gene encoding uncharacterized protein LOC114405296 produces the protein MDPTPSFHRRSSSSSSDRLLGPYPFSPSPSSAASSSAEELNEAELFWATDSSESEPQRPTPPPKSRLRNFDRPVDSGILVVLRETESRGGLFRGKSPVPTSSRMTIPSLPRPPAASPSADYLAQSAPSRKFQQSAPVKVPILLSASASRRKNADDFARVVDYDDDDEEMLPPHEIVARGSGVSPKTTFSVLEGVGRTLKGRDLRQVRNAVLRQTGFLD